The Papaver somniferum cultivar HN1 unplaced genomic scaffold, ASM357369v1 unplaced-scaffold_18, whole genome shotgun sequence genome includes a window with the following:
- the LOC113337990 gene encoding BTB/POZ domain-containing protein At3g56230-like translates to MKLREEQWINYLGGLAAAFTEESHSDIQVKPGDGPSIPAHKFLLATRSEVFKHMLSSDTCKSAQIDSVCLPEFNHEELQTFLELLYCGNLSKEKFEMHYYCLALASHKYAIPHLEKFCEEHILKLIDSSNALKVLEISEICANETLRVAALQMIIDHKIEIICAPSFEEFAIQNPHLVVHITRYSCTQF, encoded by the exons ATGAAACTGAGAGAAGAACAATGGATAAATTATCTTGGTGGATTAGCTGCTGCATTTACAGAGGAAAGTCATTCGGATATTCAAGTCAAGCCTGGCGATGGACCTTCTATACCTGCACATAAATTTTTGCTG GCAACTAGATCTGAAGTTTTCAAACATATGTTATCATCAGATACATGCAAATCCGCCCAAATTGACTCTGTATGTCTACCTGAGTTCAATCATGAAGAACTTCAGACCTTCTTGGAGTTGCTTTACTGTGGAAATTTGTCCAAGGAAAAGTTTGAGATGCATTATTACTGTCTAGCACTTGCATCTCATAAGTACGCAATTCCACATTTGGAGAAGTTTTGCGAAGAACACATACTAAAATTGATAGATTCGTCAAATGCACTCAAAGTGCTGGAGATCTCAGAAATTTGTGCAAATGAGACATTAAGAGTCGCTGCATTGCAGATGATTATCGACCACAAAATAGAGATAATATGTGCACctagttttgaggaatttgcaataCAAAACCCACATTTGGTGGTACATATCACAAGGTACTCTTGCACTCAATTCTAG